Proteins from a single region of Candidatus Hinthialibacter antarcticus:
- a CDS encoding response regulator translates to MPITSLEPYSILIVEDVRTTRIKLLGILKSFGCETIMHADNGHEAISMLQSTATMVDAIIADFNMPIMNGLTMAKLIRTGHEKIRRDLPILMLTGHGDRNLFGLALALDVNAFLLKPAGRDNLFERLARILQFRENWVKPVESYKYIDVTTAVQGLLRKPTIVSESTTNHHDTISKAVENHRAKQDIKIRAKKLLIEEKNRQEDALIDAAPPTSKTPKLTKPKKCYDLDHVKPNSIIAEDIVGYKNKKLLASGVKLTKGMINSLKDLRTIGEPVGQIWIEVE, encoded by the coding sequence ATGCCGATCACATCGCTAGAACCATATTCCATTCTTATTGTTGAAGATGTCCGAACAACTCGCATCAAACTACTTGGGATTCTTAAGAGTTTTGGATGCGAGACTATTATGCACGCGGACAATGGACACGAAGCGATATCCATGCTTCAAAGCACTGCCACAATGGTGGATGCGATCATTGCCGACTTCAACATGCCGATCATGAACGGTTTAACGATGGCAAAACTGATTCGGACAGGCCATGAAAAAATTAGACGCGACCTGCCCATATTGATGCTGACAGGACACGGCGACCGAAATCTATTCGGCCTTGCTTTGGCGCTGGATGTCAACGCATTTTTGTTGAAGCCTGCGGGAAGAGATAATTTATTTGAACGGTTGGCCCGCATATTACAGTTTCGTGAGAACTGGGTTAAGCCGGTTGAATCATACAAATACATTGATGTGACGACTGCAGTACAGGGGTTATTACGTAAACCGACGATCGTGTCAGAATCCACCACAAATCATCATGACACGATCTCCAAAGCGGTTGAAAATCATCGTGCGAAACAAGACATCAAGATAAGAGCGAAAAAATTATTGATAGAAGAGAAAAACAGACAGGAAGATGCATTAATTGATGCTGCGCCTCCTACTAGCAAAACACCGAAACTGACTAAACCCAAAAAGTGTTATGATCTCGATCACGTTAAGCCAAACTCGATTATAGCCGAAGATATTGTCGGCTATAAAAACAAAAAGTTACTCGCCAGCGGAGTTAAATTAACGAAAGGGATGATTAATAGCCTCAAAGATCTTCGGACAATCGGTGAACCGGTAGGCCAAATTTGGATAGAAGTCGAATAA
- a CDS encoding Gfo/Idh/MocA family oxidoreductase: MLKTNSLTEKPKQNRRSFIKRTGLFTTAATSFTALSASRIMGANDRLGYGLIGSGGRGHSHLQAVAKLQDDSNVDIIAVCDAYRPRMTIAAERFDVKKQFMDHRDLLSDPDIDVVSIATPDHIHGYQAIDAINAKKDVYCEKPVTHWRQFNLTKQLAKTVEQSSQVIQLGTQGMADGAWALMKQLVQDGQIGQPIHAECGYFRVGDWGERGMPIDDPNAKPGGDLNWGAFLGDSPKRDFDVSRYFRWRMYEDYAGGPVTDLYPHSLTPVLSILGVTMPDAVVATGGKFRYQEREIPDTFNMLIDYPEQLTVVVMGTQGNNYPGASARGAGNRVPIIRGWEGTLTIRNDDVVFTHAEESSKKDQTFPIEYGEDFIRFWGDFFHCIRKRDKNTLSPMDLGFHVQTALQMGMLAFRHEKTIKFDQKKEEIVL, from the coding sequence ATGTTGAAAACAAATTCACTCACAGAGAAACCGAAACAGAATCGACGCAGTTTTATAAAGCGTACGGGCCTTTTTACTACGGCTGCTACTTCCTTCACAGCATTATCCGCCTCACGAATTATGGGGGCGAATGATCGTCTTGGGTATGGATTGATTGGCTCGGGAGGACGCGGCCACTCCCATCTACAAGCAGTCGCAAAATTACAGGATGATTCGAATGTAGATATCATTGCTGTATGCGACGCCTATCGACCGCGGATGACCATCGCGGCTGAACGTTTCGATGTAAAAAAACAATTTATGGATCATCGCGACTTATTGAGCGATCCTGATATTGATGTAGTCAGTATCGCGACTCCCGACCATATTCACGGTTATCAGGCCATTGATGCAATCAATGCGAAAAAAGACGTCTATTGTGAAAAACCCGTGACTCACTGGCGGCAGTTTAATTTAACCAAACAACTGGCTAAAACGGTTGAACAATCCAGCCAGGTAATACAGTTGGGGACTCAAGGCATGGCTGACGGCGCATGGGCCCTGATGAAACAACTAGTTCAAGACGGTCAAATCGGCCAACCGATTCACGCCGAATGCGGCTATTTTCGCGTGGGTGATTGGGGTGAACGCGGCATGCCGATTGATGACCCCAACGCCAAACCGGGCGGAGATTTAAATTGGGGCGCTTTTTTAGGCGACTCTCCCAAACGAGATTTTGATGTCAGCCGATATTTTCGCTGGCGCATGTATGAAGACTATGCAGGGGGGCCGGTAACCGATTTATACCCCCATTCGCTTACTCCTGTACTCAGTATTTTGGGAGTCACGATGCCTGATGCGGTCGTTGCAACCGGTGGTAAGTTCCGTTACCAGGAACGCGAGATTCCTGATACGTTTAATATGCTCATTGATTACCCCGAGCAACTTACGGTTGTTGTTATGGGAACCCAGGGCAACAATTACCCCGGCGCCAGTGCGCGGGGCGCAGGAAACCGCGTTCCTATAATTCGCGGCTGGGAAGGAACATTGACAATTCGGAATGATGACGTCGTCTTTACCCATGCAGAAGAATCATCGAAGAAAGATCAAACCTTTCCCATCGAATATGGCGAAGATTTCATTCGCTTCTGGGGTGATTTTTTCCACTGTATTCGCAAACGAGATAAGAATACGCTTAGCCCGATGGATTTAGGGTTTCACGTTCAGACTGCGTTACAGATGGGCATGCTAGCTTTTCGCCATGAAAAGACCATTAAGTTCGATCAAAAAAAAGAAGAAATCGTTTTGTAA
- a CDS encoding PmoA family protein, translated as MTSFKITIRLKSLLLVWVVFIACPSMLYAKDNLKVSIQQDTLHVDAPEHPLLVYKFSNTPFKPYVQKLFTPTGKNILRDAPHDHLHHHALMFAVSLNGISFWEESENAGKQEHQSFQQLENKQSSRSVFRESLVWKNPANEILANEFRTIQVEILPKQQATLLTWETSLVPGKGAISVGGSHYYGLGMRFIESMDKIGAFTNSENADGDIFRGEERLTNANWCAYSVIGEFPATVCMMNDPQNKRPATWFTMPTPFSYLSATLRYHEKPFEITKDSPLNLRYAVAVWDGIKTNKQIEMSYQEWIQRNIK; from the coding sequence ATGACATCATTTAAGATCACAATCCGATTAAAAAGTCTATTACTAGTTTGGGTGGTGTTTATTGCATGTCCTTCTATGCTTTATGCAAAAGACAACTTGAAAGTCAGCATACAACAGGACACCCTCCATGTGGATGCACCCGAGCATCCGCTACTGGTATATAAATTTTCAAATACGCCGTTCAAACCATACGTACAAAAATTGTTCACTCCAACGGGAAAGAACATTCTGCGGGATGCGCCTCATGACCATCTACATCATCACGCCCTGATGTTTGCTGTGAGCCTGAATGGTATTTCTTTTTGGGAAGAAAGCGAAAATGCCGGTAAACAAGAACATCAATCATTTCAACAATTGGAGAATAAGCAAAGTTCACGTTCTGTATTTCGGGAATCTCTTGTATGGAAAAATCCAGCCAACGAAATCCTAGCCAATGAATTTCGGACCATTCAAGTTGAGATTTTGCCCAAACAGCAAGCAACTTTGCTAACGTGGGAGACGTCACTTGTTCCGGGCAAGGGTGCAATCAGTGTCGGCGGCTCGCATTATTATGGTTTGGGAATGCGCTTTATAGAATCAATGGACAAGATAGGGGCATTTACCAATTCTGAAAATGCGGATGGAGATATCTTTCGGGGTGAAGAACGTTTAACCAACGCCAACTGGTGCGCCTATTCTGTAATTGGTGAGTTTCCGGCTACCGTATGTATGATGAACGATCCCCAAAACAAACGTCCGGCGACCTGGTTTACTATGCCTACCCCCTTCTCATATCTTTCGGCAACTTTGCGATACCATGAAAAACCATTTGAGATTACGAAAGACTCTCCATTGAATTTGCGGTATGCGGTAGCGGTATGGGACGGAATCAAAACGAACAAACAAATTGAAATGTCATACCAAGAGTGGATTCAACGCAATATAAAATAG
- a CDS encoding hydrogen peroxide-inducible genes activator, protein MQGLSDSFKIVVDDRVFPHFEPSNALALFAMMNSAAPRLLGKAVSVVKYEAQVILMPTITQLQYILAVNQTKHFGRAAEDCCVSQPSLSAQIQKVEDELEVTIFDRSKKPILVTEKGKKVIEQSKRIVTEYKKLLEVNQNQDEISGDFQLGIIPTLASYVLPLFIEQFSKKYPKVQLTINEYKTQDIIRALHDDRLDAGLMATPLNDDHLIERVLFYEPFYLFVSQNHELSKKKQVTEKDLDTESIWLLEEGHCFREQVLRLCSNKNKCQVLHNINFASGNLEALVNLIRKGRGCTVLPHLATLQLQDREKETLLKPFHRHIPTREVSLVYSRSFLKQEIIDALEQEILHGLPKEISSKKKKSFEIIDI, encoded by the coding sequence GTGCAAGGTTTATCGGATTCGTTCAAAATTGTTGTTGATGATAGAGTCTTTCCTCACTTTGAACCCTCAAACGCACTGGCCCTCTTTGCTATGATGAATTCGGCTGCACCAAGGCTGCTCGGGAAGGCAGTCAGTGTTGTTAAATATGAGGCGCAGGTGATTCTTATGCCGACAATTACTCAATTGCAGTACATATTGGCTGTGAACCAGACCAAGCATTTTGGCAGAGCGGCGGAAGACTGCTGTGTGAGCCAACCTTCTCTTTCCGCTCAAATTCAAAAAGTAGAAGATGAACTTGAAGTTACCATTTTCGACCGATCAAAAAAACCTATATTAGTAACAGAAAAAGGGAAAAAAGTCATTGAACAATCCAAAAGGATCGTGACTGAATACAAAAAACTTCTTGAAGTCAATCAAAATCAGGACGAAATTTCTGGAGACTTTCAACTTGGTATCATTCCAACCCTAGCGTCTTATGTACTTCCGCTTTTCATTGAGCAATTTTCAAAGAAATACCCCAAAGTTCAACTCACAATCAATGAATATAAAACACAAGATATCATTCGCGCTTTACATGATGATAGGCTTGACGCCGGACTAATGGCGACGCCTCTTAATGATGATCATCTTATTGAGAGAGTCTTGTTTTATGAGCCGTTTTATCTGTTTGTCTCACAGAATCATGAATTGTCAAAAAAGAAACAAGTGACAGAAAAAGACTTAGACACAGAATCGATTTGGTTATTGGAAGAAGGCCATTGTTTTCGAGAGCAGGTTCTAAGGCTATGTTCGAATAAAAATAAATGCCAGGTATTACATAACATCAATTTTGCAAGCGGGAACCTCGAAGCGTTGGTTAATCTGATCCGAAAGGGACGTGGATGTACTGTGCTTCCACACTTGGCAACTTTACAACTTCAAGACAGGGAAAAGGAGACTTTATTAAAACCATTTCATCGCCATATTCCCACTCGGGAAGTGAGCCTTGTCTATAGTCGTTCTTTTCTGAAGCAAGAAATTATTGATGCGTTAGAGCAGGAAATCTTGCATGGATTGCCTAAGGAGATATCTTCCAAAAAGAAAAAATCCTTTGAGATCATCGATATCTAA
- the katG gene encoding catalase/peroxidase HPI encodes MKTSKFFMAGLLALSMLIPASIVNAADMGETKSNRFWWPEQLDLSPLRAQSPESNPFGDSFNYAEEFKKLDLEALKKDIDKLLTTSQDWWPADYGNYGPLFIRMAWHSAGTYRTVDGRGGSDGGQQRFDPLNSWPDNANLDKARRLLWPIKQKYGQKISWGDLMVLAGNVAMENMGFKTLGFAGGRVDDWEPEMVNWGPETKMLDKTETRRDDKGKLEGPLAAVQMGLIYVNPEGPNGNLDPISSANAIRESFGRMAMNDEETVALIAGGHTFGKAHGAHAPAENVGPEPAAAPIEEQGLGWMSTAGKGNAEDTTTSGLEGAWTASPVQWSHMFLDFLFRFDWKQTKTPAGGTVWIPSDDSAKNLVPDAHIKGKFHAPMMFTTDLALKEDPKYRKIAKRFLDNPEEFQDAFARAWFKLTHRDMGPSARYLGSDAPKVSMIWQDPLPKVDHKLIDENDVKKLKSEILKSGLTVSELVRTAWASAATYRGSDMRGGANGARISLKPQNKWEVNDPKELNKVLKQFEKIQKSFNSSRSNDAKVSLADLIVLGGAAAVEKAASDAGVKVEVPFAAGRADATQDQTDVESFDLLEPKADGFRNYYSKECYMPLTEMLVDKASLLNLTVPEMTFLVGGMRALNANAGASKNGVLTDKPGVLSNDFFVNLLDMSTDWKKSEKNEGAYEGYDRKTGKLKWTASSVDLIFGSNSELRTVAEVYAYNGSKEKFVRDFVGAWVKVMQNDRFDLDS; translated from the coding sequence ATGAAGACAAGTAAATTTTTTATGGCAGGGCTGTTGGCGTTGTCTATGTTGATTCCCGCATCAATAGTCAACGCAGCAGATATGGGAGAAACAAAATCAAACCGCTTCTGGTGGCCTGAACAGTTAGACCTTTCGCCGCTTCGCGCACAAAGTCCAGAGTCGAATCCATTCGGAGATTCATTTAACTATGCCGAAGAATTTAAGAAACTTGATCTTGAAGCCTTAAAGAAAGACATTGATAAATTGTTGACCACTTCACAAGACTGGTGGCCCGCTGACTATGGCAACTATGGACCGCTGTTCATTCGTATGGCATGGCACAGCGCAGGCACCTACCGCACGGTTGATGGACGCGGAGGCTCTGATGGTGGTCAACAACGCTTTGATCCACTCAACAGCTGGCCTGACAATGCAAACCTCGACAAAGCGCGTCGCTTGCTTTGGCCGATCAAACAGAAATACGGTCAAAAAATATCATGGGGCGATTTGATGGTTTTGGCGGGAAACGTTGCGATGGAAAACATGGGCTTTAAAACTCTTGGTTTTGCAGGCGGGCGCGTGGATGACTGGGAGCCTGAAATGGTCAATTGGGGCCCGGAAACCAAGATGCTTGATAAAACCGAAACGCGCCGCGACGACAAAGGCAAACTGGAAGGCCCTCTTGCAGCGGTACAGATGGGCTTGATCTATGTCAATCCAGAGGGCCCGAATGGAAACCTGGATCCAATTTCGTCAGCCAACGCGATACGTGAGTCATTTGGCCGCATGGCGATGAATGACGAAGAAACCGTCGCCCTCATTGCGGGCGGACACACATTTGGAAAAGCGCACGGAGCACATGCGCCGGCTGAGAATGTTGGCCCCGAACCCGCTGCCGCGCCGATTGAAGAGCAGGGATTAGGTTGGATGAGCACTGCCGGCAAAGGCAATGCCGAAGATACGACCACAAGCGGTCTCGAAGGCGCATGGACAGCCTCTCCTGTTCAGTGGTCGCACATGTTTCTTGACTTCTTGTTCCGTTTTGATTGGAAACAAACCAAAACTCCAGCGGGAGGAACGGTATGGATTCCGTCCGATGATTCTGCGAAAAATCTAGTTCCTGATGCTCATATAAAGGGCAAGTTCCACGCGCCTATGATGTTTACCACAGACCTTGCTCTTAAAGAGGACCCCAAATATAGAAAAATCGCAAAACGCTTCCTGGATAATCCAGAAGAATTTCAAGATGCATTTGCACGCGCCTGGTTCAAACTCACCCACCGCGACATGGGGCCGAGCGCGCGCTATCTCGGATCGGATGCGCCTAAAGTTTCAATGATTTGGCAAGACCCACTTCCTAAAGTCGATCATAAGTTGATTGATGAAAACGATGTCAAAAAACTGAAATCTGAGATTCTTAAATCCGGGCTGACCGTTTCGGAACTCGTACGTACGGCCTGGGCGTCGGCCGCTACTTATCGCGGAAGCGATATGCGCGGCGGCGCGAATGGGGCGCGAATTAGCCTTAAACCGCAAAACAAATGGGAAGTCAACGATCCGAAGGAACTCAACAAAGTACTCAAACAGTTCGAAAAGATTCAAAAGAGTTTTAATAGCTCGCGTTCGAATGATGCAAAAGTTTCACTTGCTGATTTAATCGTCTTGGGTGGAGCAGCGGCTGTCGAAAAGGCGGCGAGTGATGCGGGCGTTAAAGTTGAGGTCCCGTTTGCTGCGGGCCGCGCTGATGCAACCCAGGACCAGACGGATGTTGAATCATTCGATTTGCTCGAACCAAAGGCGGACGGGTTCCGCAACTACTACTCGAAAGAATGCTACATGCCGCTGACCGAAATGTTGGTCGACAAGGCGAGTTTGTTAAACTTGACCGTTCCTGAAATGACCTTTCTGGTTGGCGGAATGCGTGCGCTGAATGCAAACGCCGGAGCATCCAAAAACGGCGTGTTAACCGACAAACCCGGCGTGTTGAGCAATGACTTCTTTGTGAACCTGCTTGATATGTCCACGGATTGGAAAAAATCAGAGAAAAACGAAGGGGCGTATGAAGGCTATGACCGTAAGACGGGCAAACTGAAGTGGACGGCGTCTTCTGTTGATCTGATCTTTGGTTCGAATTCTGAATTGCGAACAGTCGCAGAAGTCTACGCATATAACGGTTCGAAAGAAAAGTTTGTGCGTGACTTCGTCGGCGCCTGGGTCAAGGTCATGCAAAACGACCGCTTCGATCTGGATTCCTAA
- a CDS encoding flagellar export protein FliJ, producing the protein MKNFHFRLDPVMRLKRYQIEEKEQEIQRLEDQVLDLLQAIEDGRASVQAFRQRLLEQSSDSEYTQKQKTLDQFRAYINKVEQEKQAQIERLRTEQNERRQELIGLYQEEKILEKLREKKHTDWQAETIREEDKAMDEIGAQRFNRRDYEHGGILLYLLVPILLIGAAAGIGWYTGVIDQEMLQKIPLPFFQGGVASATDEVQAATSTAVADAYTVEDLLGDIDKPMPDLLDNIIDVREQQRRKEEDLARREDEIKKKEASLLALQNSLSGYVDSASEQLETLQDLRRKREEEEKSELSELEQKMSAALAKAKPKEISNLIISLYQANNVVDEDEKREQQLRAVRLIRSMPDKSLSTLFAQFQKDNPLVASQMMDDYLSLTTEELYGIEPSPTEIPSATSAAQSN; encoded by the coding sequence ATGAAAAATTTTCACTTTCGACTTGACCCCGTCATGCGGTTGAAGCGGTATCAGATCGAAGAAAAAGAACAAGAGATTCAACGCCTTGAAGATCAAGTGCTAGACTTATTACAAGCGATTGAAGACGGGCGAGCAAGCGTCCAAGCGTTTCGTCAGCGCTTGCTTGAACAATCTAGCGACAGTGAATACACCCAAAAGCAAAAAACGCTCGACCAGTTCCGGGCGTATATCAATAAGGTCGAACAAGAAAAACAAGCGCAAATTGAACGCCTGCGCACTGAACAAAATGAACGCAGACAAGAACTAATCGGTCTCTATCAAGAAGAAAAAATTCTCGAAAAATTGCGCGAGAAAAAACACACCGATTGGCAAGCGGAAACCATACGTGAGGAGGACAAGGCAATGGATGAAATCGGTGCGCAGCGATTTAACCGACGAGATTACGAACATGGCGGCATCCTGTTGTATTTATTGGTGCCGATCTTACTCATTGGCGCCGCAGCAGGCATCGGTTGGTACACCGGCGTGATCGACCAGGAAATGCTCCAAAAAATTCCCCTGCCCTTTTTCCAGGGTGGAGTGGCAAGCGCCACAGATGAAGTACAAGCCGCAACCAGCACCGCAGTCGCCGACGCTTATACAGTGGAAGACTTGCTCGGCGATATTGATAAACCCATGCCGGATTTACTCGACAATATAATTGACGTTAGAGAGCAACAACGCCGAAAAGAAGAAGATCTTGCGCGACGTGAAGACGAAATCAAGAAAAAAGAAGCCTCGCTGTTAGCGCTGCAAAATTCGCTTTCAGGCTATGTTGACTCGGCGTCAGAACAATTGGAAACCCTTCAAGATTTACGACGCAAGCGCGAAGAAGAAGAAAAAAGCGAGCTGAGTGAACTCGAACAAAAAATGTCTGCCGCGCTCGCAAAAGCCAAGCCTAAAGAAATATCAAATCTAATCATCTCGCTTTATCAAGCAAATAATGTCGTCGATGAAGACGAAAAACGTGAACAACAACTGCGGGCCGTTCGCTTGATTCGGAGCATGCCCGACAAATCGCTGAGCACATTGTTCGCCCAATTTCAAAAAGACAATCCGCTAGTCGCTTCTCAAATGATGGACGATTATCTCAGTTTAACGACAGAAGAATTATACGGCATTGAGCCGTCTCCGACGGAAATTCCGTCAGCGACTAGCGCCGCGCAATCTAACTGA
- a CDS encoding FliI/YscN family ATPase — translation MTLTPHAIDWDTMRWLIANAHTIRQRGYVDELVGVVILSRGPGGAVGDLVYIAPPNSDPVPAEIVGFRSGRVILMAFGDITGIRPGCEVLSTGGPAKVKCSEHLLGRLLDGLGNPNDGKGPISTMTLRSIYSRPPNAITRQRIQKPLATGVKVIDSMLTWGRGQRLGVFAGSGVGKSTLMGMIARSTEAEVNVIALIGERGREVREFIEKDLGEEGMARSVLVVATSDNPPLTRVKGALTAMTIAEYFRDQGKDVLFMMDSVTRMAMAQREVGLAAGEPPTTRGYTPSVFALLPAFMERAGTSEGVGSITALFTVLVEGDDMNEPIADATRGILDGHIVLSRQLAHHNHYPSVDVLQSISRVMVDITPHEQVAAARRLNQLLAVYRDSEDLINIGAYQKGSNPEIDLAIDMKPTIDAFLQQGIQESFDYNEVVGQMMDIAGMCGPRTAKPENAPQTKTQKQGGVK, via the coding sequence ATGACCTTAACACCTCACGCTATCGACTGGGACACAATGCGTTGGTTGATCGCCAATGCGCATACGATCCGTCAACGGGGTTACGTTGACGAACTGGTTGGCGTTGTCATTTTATCGCGCGGTCCCGGCGGCGCAGTTGGCGATTTGGTCTATATTGCCCCGCCGAACAGCGACCCCGTCCCGGCGGAAATCGTCGGCTTTCGCAGCGGGCGCGTTATTCTGATGGCGTTCGGCGACATCACCGGAATTCGCCCCGGTTGTGAAGTTCTTTCGACCGGCGGCCCCGCCAAAGTCAAATGCAGCGAGCACCTGCTGGGACGCCTGCTCGACGGCCTGGGCAATCCCAATGACGGCAAAGGGCCGATCTCTACCATGACGCTTCGTTCGATCTATAGCCGTCCGCCGAACGCAATCACCCGCCAACGCATCCAAAAGCCGCTTGCAACCGGCGTGAAAGTGATTGACTCGATGTTAACGTGGGGGCGCGGACAGCGCCTGGGCGTGTTTGCAGGCAGCGGCGTCGGCAAGAGTACGCTGATGGGCATGATTGCGCGCTCAACGGAAGCGGAAGTAAACGTAATCGCTCTCATCGGTGAGCGCGGACGCGAAGTGCGCGAGTTCATCGAAAAAGATTTAGGCGAAGAAGGCATGGCGCGCAGCGTTCTTGTCGTCGCCACTAGCGATAACCCGCCGCTGACCCGCGTCAAAGGCGCACTCACCGCAATGACCATCGCCGAGTATTTTCGCGACCAGGGTAAGGACGTTTTATTTATGATGGACTCGGTCACGCGTATGGCGATGGCGCAGCGCGAAGTCGGTCTCGCCGCAGGCGAGCCGCCCACCACGCGTGGATATACGCCGTCCGTATTTGCGCTGCTGCCCGCATTTATGGAACGCGCCGGAACTAGCGAAGGCGTCGGCAGCATCACCGCTCTCTTCACGGTCTTGGTGGAGGGCGACGATATGAACGAACCCATCGCCGATGCCACGCGAGGCATCCTCGACGGCCACATCGTCTTGTCGCGCCAACTCGCGCACCACAACCATTATCCGTCGGTTGATGTATTGCAGAGCATCAGCCGCGTCATGGTTGATATCACCCCCCATGAACAAGTCGCAGCTGCGCGCCGCTTAAACCAACTACTGGCGGTCTACCGCGACTCTGAAGACTTAATCAACATCGGCGCGTATCAAAAAGGCAGCAATCCCGAAATTGATCTTGCCATCGACATGAAGCCGACGATTGACGCCTTTCTCCAACAAGGCATTCAAGAATCATTTGACTACAATGAAGTTGTCGGTCAAATGATGGATATCGCGGGGATGTGCGGGCCGCGCACTGCGAAACCGGAAAATGCGCCTCAGACGAAGACGCAGAAACAGGGCGGCGTAAAATGA
- a CDS encoding FliH/SctL family protein — protein sequence MSRIIKAPNIQFERDYNIVERDKVMRHAEDEAAELIDAVRVESERVREEAHEEAEALRNAAQQELEEMKAQLEEENAAVREQAKEQGHQEGLNQGLQESKQQIAGLVQQLKAMTVEGQAILEGMFRDQEPEIRSIICDAMSRILQLKLEEDDQIAVRITQECIQQTADRKSIRILLHEDDKAAVEEWAPEFMKEFDDLEKIDIAVDPRVDKGGVMIDSPSGGIDGRIETQLDILTDTIENE from the coding sequence ATGAGCCGAATCATTAAAGCGCCTAATATTCAATTTGAGCGCGATTACAACATTGTTGAGCGCGACAAAGTGATGCGCCATGCGGAAGACGAGGCGGCGGAATTGATTGACGCCGTGCGCGTCGAATCGGAACGGGTTCGCGAAGAAGCGCATGAAGAAGCCGAAGCGCTACGTAACGCCGCTCAACAAGAACTTGAAGAAATGAAAGCGCAGTTGGAAGAAGAAAACGCCGCTGTTCGTGAACAAGCCAAAGAACAAGGCCATCAAGAAGGCCTCAACCAAGGGTTGCAAGAATCAAAGCAGCAAATCGCCGGTTTGGTGCAACAACTCAAAGCCATGACGGTAGAAGGCCAGGCCATACTAGAGGGGATGTTTCGCGATCAGGAACCGGAAATTCGCAGCATCATTTGCGACGCGATGTCGCGTATTTTGCAATTAAAACTCGAAGAAGACGACCAGATCGCGGTCCGCATTACCCAGGAGTGTATTCAACAAACCGCAGACCGCAAATCCATCCGCATCCTCCTCCACGAAGATGATAAAGCCGCCGTCGAAGAATGGGCGCCTGAATTCATGAAAGAATTTGACGACCTTGAAAAAATTGACATCGCGGTTGACCCACGCGTCGACAAAGGCGGCGTGATGATTGACTCTCCATCCGGCGGCATTGACGGCCGTATCGAGACCCAACTTGACATCTTAACTGATACGATTGAAAACGAATGA
- the fliG gene encoding flagellar motor switch protein FliG: MPPREPGTLTGRKKAAILMLSLGPEIAADVYRSLADSDIEQITLEIANLMNVTGEHKSQVIEEFYHTAMAKQYMSHGGVNTAKEILEKALGPGKTMEILERLQGVIAGRPFDFLKHVNAAELINFVRNEHPQTIALILAHLTNDQAALILSELPPDTQQEVAIRIASMEHTSPEIITDVERILEKKLSNILSSDFREAGGVDALAEMLNQVDPTSGKKILESIQEQDVELAAEVKKRMFTFDDLIMLDDRSMQRVLSSIDMKELAAALKGAGDDVRKQVFSNLSARAAGILQEDIDLMGPVRVQQVEESQQRIVSILRSLEENGEIIIHRPGQDEMVN; encoded by the coding sequence GTGCCTCCAAGAGAACCGGGAACGCTAACAGGACGAAAGAAAGCCGCGATACTCATGCTGTCGCTGGGGCCGGAAATCGCCGCCGACGTCTATCGGAGTCTGGCTGACTCCGACATCGAGCAAATTACGTTAGAGATCGCCAACCTGATGAACGTCACCGGCGAACATAAATCGCAGGTGATCGAGGAGTTCTATCACACCGCGATGGCGAAGCAGTATATGAGCCACGGCGGCGTGAATACCGCAAAAGAAATCCTCGAAAAAGCGCTGGGACCAGGCAAGACAATGGAAATACTGGAGCGCTTGCAAGGCGTGATTGCCGGGCGCCCGTTTGATTTTCTCAAGCATGTCAATGCAGCGGAACTCATCAATTTCGTACGCAATGAACACCCGCAAACCATTGCGCTGATTCTCGCCCACTTGACCAACGATCAAGCAGCGCTGATTTTGTCTGAACTCCCCCCTGACACGCAACAAGAAGTCGCGATCCGCATCGCGAGCATGGAACACACCAGCCCCGAAATCATTACAGACGTTGAGCGCATCCTGGAAAAGAAACTATCGAACATCCTGTCCAGCGACTTCCGCGAAGCGGGCGGCGTCGACGCCCTGGCGGAAATGCTCAATCAAGTCGACCCGACCTCTGGAAAGAAAATTTTGGAATCCATCCAAGAACAAGACGTCGAATTGGCGGCGGAAGTCAAAAAGCGCATGTTCACATTCGACGATTTGATTATGCTCGACGACCGTTCCATGCAGCGCGTCTTGAGTTCTATCGACATGAAAGAACTGGCCGCCGCGCTCAAGGGCGCTGGCGATGACGTCAGAAAACAAGTGTTTAGCAACTTATCAGCGCGAGCGGCGGGCATCCTACAAGAAGACATTGACCTGATGGGGCCGGTGCGCGTACAGCAGGTTGAAGAATCGCAACAACGAATTGTCAGCATCCTGCGCAGCCTGGAAGAAAATGGTGAGATTATCATCCATCGCCCCGGACAAGATGAAATGGTCAATTAA